A part of Verrucomicrobiia bacterium genomic DNA contains:
- the lpxC gene encoding UDP-3-O-acyl-N-acetylglucosamine deacetylase has product MLQQQTIKQAVSYEGIGLHSGNRVKMTFLPAEANTGLRFRRTDLEGRPEVEARVENVTETNRSTTLGKGNVRIHTVEHILAAFAGYNIDNAIVEIDSNEPPIADGSSRAYCEMLDKAGAVTQTEKREPYKVTEPLQFSHGETVISIFPSDTLKITCTSAGKGGRFTQFYSTEITTATWKKELSHARTFCYFEEIEYLIKNGLIKGGSLENAVVIRDDAVLTTEPLRYPEEFVRHKMLDILGDFTLLGRPLIGHIIAVKPSHGGNVELTKLISAQMRKPLVQAQTFTPPPPEAVVAKPAAPAKEKAKEAKEPAAESENLVQDGASLDTMQVMKVLPHRYPFLMVDRVTKIEGLKIVAEKYVTMNEQYFQGHFPGHPVMPGVLQLEAIAQVAGILMLKQAENAGKIAYFMAAESVKWRKPVRPGSVLIIDVELTKWRGKIGKAKGVCSVSGETVSEAEVTFMVLDP; this is encoded by the coding sequence GTGTTACAACAGCAGACAATCAAGCAGGCGGTGTCTTATGAAGGCATCGGGCTGCATAGCGGGAACCGGGTGAAGATGACCTTCCTTCCGGCGGAGGCAAACACCGGTTTGCGCTTCCGCCGCACAGACTTGGAAGGCAGACCCGAGGTGGAAGCGCGTGTGGAGAATGTGACGGAGACGAACCGCTCGACCACGCTGGGCAAGGGCAATGTACGCATCCACACGGTGGAGCATATCCTCGCGGCGTTCGCAGGTTATAACATCGATAACGCCATCGTAGAGATCGATTCGAACGAACCGCCCATCGCCGACGGCAGTTCCCGTGCTTACTGTGAGATGCTGGACAAGGCGGGTGCGGTGACGCAGACGGAAAAGCGCGAGCCTTACAAGGTCACGGAGCCGCTTCAATTCTCGCACGGTGAGACGGTCATCTCCATTTTCCCCAGTGACACGCTGAAGATCACCTGCACGAGCGCCGGTAAGGGCGGACGCTTCACCCAATTTTATTCCACGGAGATCACGACGGCCACGTGGAAGAAGGAACTCTCGCACGCGCGCACGTTCTGTTACTTCGAGGAGATCGAGTATCTCATCAAGAACGGTTTGATCAAGGGCGGCAGTTTGGAGAACGCGGTGGTCATCCGGGATGACGCTGTGTTGACGACGGAACCCTTGCGTTATCCGGAAGAGTTCGTGCGGCATAAGATGCTGGATATCCTCGGTGACTTCACATTGCTGGGCCGTCCGCTCATCGGCCACATCATCGCCGTGAAGCCGAGCCATGGCGGCAACGTGGAACTCACGAAGCTGATTTCCGCCCAGATGCGCAAGCCGCTGGTGCAGGCGCAGACGTTCACGCCGCCACCGCCCGAAGCGGTCGTGGCCAAACCCGCCGCTCCGGCCAAAGAAAAAGCGAAAGAGGCGAAAGAGCCCGCCGCTGAATCGGAGAATCTTGTTCAGGACGGCGCTTCACTGGACACGATGCAGGTGATGAAAGTGTTGCCGCATCGGTATCCGTTCCTGATGGTGGATCGCGTCACGAAGATCGAAGGCTTGAAGATCGTTGCGGAAAAATACGTGACGATGAATGAACAGTATTTCCAAGGGCATTTCCCTGGTCATCCGGTGATGCCCGGAGTGCTGCAGCTTGAAGCCATCGCACAAGTCGCGGGCATCCTGATGCTGAAGCAAGCGGAGAACGCGGGCAAGATTGCCTACTTCATGGCGGCTGAGAGCGTGAAGTGGCGCAAGCCCGTGCGGCCTGGTTCTGTGCTGATTATCGATGTGGAACTCACGAAGTGGCGCGGCAAGATCGGCAAAGCCAAGGGCGTTTGCAGTGTTTCTGGCGAAACAGTCAGTGAAGCGGAAGTGACCTTCATGGTCTTGGACCCCTAA
- the lpxA gene encoding acyl-ACP--UDP-N-acetylglucosamine O-acyltransferase: MTTIHPTAVIHPGAKIGEGCQIGPYCVIGEHVTLGADCKLHSHVVIDGHTTLGSGNVIYPFASIGLQTQDLKWKGGTTWTRIGNNNTFREYVTIHSATSDGDATVVGSHNNILAYCHIAHDCQLGSHIVMSNVGTLAGHVKVEDHAIVGGLAAVHQFCRIGTMAIIGGCSKVVQDVPPYMLADGNPAETRTVNKVGLERNGVSEEAQAALKQAYKIIFRDGLTISNALTRIEAELPKLPEVVHLTQFARTSERGLSK; encoded by the coding sequence ATGACGACGATTCATCCTACCGCAGTCATCCACCCTGGCGCGAAGATCGGCGAGGGCTGCCAGATCGGGCCTTATTGCGTCATCGGCGAGCACGTGACGCTGGGCGCGGATTGCAAGCTGCATTCGCATGTGGTCATCGATGGCCACACGACCTTGGGCAGTGGCAACGTGATTTATCCTTTCGCGAGCATCGGTCTGCAAACGCAGGATCTGAAATGGAAGGGCGGCACTACGTGGACGCGTATCGGGAATAACAACACGTTCCGCGAATACGTGACCATCCACAGCGCCACTTCCGATGGTGATGCGACCGTGGTGGGATCGCACAATAATATTTTGGCCTATTGCCACATCGCGCACGATTGCCAGCTCGGTAGCCACATCGTCATGTCGAACGTGGGCACGCTCGCGGGACATGTGAAGGTGGAGGATCACGCGATCGTCGGTGGCTTGGCCGCTGTTCATCAATTTTGCCGCATCGGCACCATGGCTATCATCGGTGGCTGCTCCAAGGTGGTGCAAGACGTGCCGCCCTACATGCTCGCCGATGGTAACCCGGCCGAGACGCGCACGGTGAACAAAGTGGGCCTCGAGCGGAACGGCGTTTCGGAAGAAGCCCAAGCTGCCTTGAAGCAAGCCTACAAGATAATCTTCCGCGATGGCTTGACGATCAGCAATGCACTGACCCGGATCGAAGCAGAATTGCCGAAACTGCCCGAGGTGGTGCATCTGACGCAGTTCGCGAGGACGAGCGAGCGTGGGTTGAGCAAGTGA